The DNA segment CGGCTGATTCGTGCGGCCTCAGTCTCTACCATGCCTTCTCCAAACTCCACCTCATAGGGAAATCCCGCTGTCCCCGAATAAATGATGCTGGCGGCAATCATAGTGGCATCATCCCGGGTATGGACGCCGCACTCCTCCACAGTAATCTTCTCCCGGCCGGCCAAAAGAGACGTAAAATGCTTTTCCACATGATCCATGCTGTATCGGTCAGGTGTTTCCGTGAGAAGCTCATCGGTCAGGCGCTGCTTTTCTTCCTGGGTAAGGTCATCGGCCAAAAGCCCCGCATTCTTCGGGTTCGGATTCCGCTTCCGCCGCCGTTCAAAGGACTTTCGTCCCACGTATCCTATGCTTTGCAGGCGGTGGGCCTGAGACAGCCGGCCAATCGCCTCCCCGCGGTCCTCCTCGTCCATATCCTTCAGGAAAAGAAGAAGGCGGTTTAACTGATGCTCCAGATTTGTATTTCCGCTTAGCACCATCATCATCCGCGTAGAATACAGGTTGTAATAAGTGTTGATTTTCCGGTCAATATAGTTCATTTCCTGGTCATATTCCAGATTGATAAAGCTGTCCAGCTCACCAAACTGCCGCTCCACTTTTTCCCTGGACTGCGCCTCACTCACATTCGCCACCCGGATATATTCCTGAATCATACGGTCATAAAGCTCAGACCGGCGCAGCTTCCGCAGCATCCGGTCAATGTCAGAAATATAGGAGGGAATCAGGCCGCTCTTCTTGATAAAAAAGTAATCGTTGAAAAAGCGGCTAAGGAGCTCATCCTTAATCAGATACTGGCCAAAACTGTTGGCATCTGCCATCCGCATCACCGCCCGCATGATCTCCCGGATACTGTCCTTGAGAATCAGCAGCTCATTCTTTAAGTCGCATTCATTTTCAATCAATGGTACAAGGATATTCAGATACGGCCGCATGGCTCTGGCGCTGTCCTTGCCAAAGGCTGACCGGAGAATTTCATACATGGAAAAAATGTGATTGGTGATGGCGCCGTTGGCATCCCCGTCAAAGATCTTGTGAATGGCATCAATAAGCTTCCGGCAGTAGGCTGACACGGAGGCAATATTGTCCCCGCTGCGGCCGATTTCCTGAGGTGTAATCCAGCCGCAGGCCCGGAAATACCGCAGGATTGCTGAGGCATTTTCCTGGGGTGTGCGGCCGTTTCCAATCTCTTCGCCGATATTTTCCGTCTCAAGGGAATAGGCGCAGTTCTGGAGGTAAAGAATCAGCGTATTCCGCGCATCCGTCTCGTAAAGGACGGGAATTTCCTTTGATTTTTCGATAAGCTGGGAAATACAGTCAAAATAAACCGCCCGGTTGCGGCAGCAGAAGGGATTGAAAAATTTATCATTCAGGGATTCGAAAAAGGACATTCGGTACCTCCTTGCATATATGGCATAGTATAGCAGAATCCACTGGGAAGTTCCAGTCGATTCTGCGGGAATCTTGTCTTAAAATATGCATTTCTGTAAAATTATCAAATCGTCTGGCAAAGATTCTGGCGAAAAAATGCAGTGGAAGGCTGCACGACGTAACAGAAGGCTTGAAAAGACCTGCATTTTAGAAAGAGAATGTAGAAGAATTATATGACGAGATTCTGATGGCAGCGAAAGCGTCAATGGAAGATGGAAAAGGATATGAATATCCGGCAATTGGGCATGTGGTTGGACTGGATGGAAAAATACGAGAAGAGAGGAGACGGCTATACATGGATGGATACTTGAGAGCGGGGAAGAAATGCCGTCGTACCTACTTAAATGCCATAAAATAAAGTAATAAAAAAGCAAGGAAAACCTTGCAAAATAAAGAAATTTCTATTCAGAATTAAACTGGCAAGCGGCAAACTCTGGCGGTTCGCCCTGTCGAATTTCCTCATTTCATGTTGGAAATCTCTTTCGGGTATGATAAGATTTATTCACGGAAAACATCCACGACAGGAAGTGGCTTGCCTCTGTTCATGTAGCCCTTAGCAATAAGGGTGAATGAGAGGAGGTGGTGCATATGACGCCGTATGAAACCATTATGGTTGTCCTTGGAATTTTAGGTTTACTAATTTCCATGAGCGGACTGTTAATTGCACTGCTTACATATCTCGATAAACGGGATAAACGTAAGAAAAAATAAAATGCCCACCCTGTCGGCCAACAGGATGGGCGGTGTCCATTAGGACACTAAAAACATTCTTCGAGGCATCCACTTTTGGAGTGGATGTTTTCTTTTTCACTTATATTATACTCAATGTAACGGAAAAGTTCAAGTGGCTTATTGGAATTTTTCATCCTTTACCAATAAACTACCTCTTGCCCGGAATACGTGGAACATTGGTGCTGTTAAACAGTTATTCCGCCTTTATCATCTGCTCATTGCAATCCATACAAAGGATTCTGACCTCTTTCGTGGCCCGGACGCTGTTCCCACATTTGGGACAGTAATGTTTGAAGCAGTTTTGCAATCCACTTTCCCTTTGGCAATCTCCAACTTTATTCCACCCTACCCGCCATCCTCTCCCCCACCCCTCTCACACCTCCCGGCCCCATGATGAAACACGTTTTATTTTCTGGTATTTTTACGCCCAAATCGCCCGGAAATCATGCTCCAACCCCACATTTTGGAACGCAAAAAAGACCCCATATGGTCTCCCATACGAGGTCTCTCTCTCAAATTTTATTTTTCCGTTTTGAGTAAAAATTTGAGTAAAACTCTTCTCAAAACCGCAAAAACCCTTATTTTACAAGGCCCTATTCACAAGTATAGGGCATCAGCGCAAGGTGTCTTGCTCTCTTGATTGCTACGGTAAGAGCTCTCTGATGCTTTGCACAGTTGCCTGTGATTCTTCTCGGAAGGATTTTTCCTCTCTCAGAAACGTATCTCTTTAATTTGTTGGTGTCCTTGTAGTCGATCACGCCGTTCTTCTCACCGCAGAACACGCAAACTTTTTTTCTTCTATGCATTCCGCCTCTTCTAACCTTGGAAGAGTCAGATCTGTCGCCCTTGTTAAATGCCATCTCAAATTACCTCCTGTCGGATTTAGTTGAACGGAAGTCCTTCGTCCTCGACCCCGTCCGGAATATTCATAAAACCGTCGCCGATGGCGCTGGACGGAGCAGGTCTCGTCGCCTGCTGATATCCGCCGCTGCGGCCCATGCTTCCGCCGAAGCTGTCTCCGCCGCCCTGTCCTTTGCTGTCAGCGAACTCCTGGTCGTCCACGATCACATCGGTCGTGTAGACCTTCTGGCCATCCTTATTTACATAGCTGCCTGTCTGGATCCTGCCGCTGACAAGAACCCGCATGCCCTGGCGGAAATACTTTTCTGCAAATTCACCGGCCCGGTCAAATGCCACGATGTTGATGAAGTCTGCTGTCTGGCCCTGATCCCCGTCCTGGCTGCGGCGGCCTCTTCTGTCGACTGCCAGCGTGTACCTGGCGATTGCCATGGAACGCTCGCCCTGGGAATAACGGACCTCCGGGTCTCTGGTTAATCTGCCCATAAGGATAACTTTATTCATATACTCACTCTTTCTTTATTCAGCGTCCTGTCTCACGCAAAGATAACGGATCACCGGCTCCATAATGCGGATATGAGCCTCTACCTCGTTCGGGCACTCGGAATTTCCCTCAAAATGGATGAAGTAGTAGAATCCCTCTTTCATCTTCTGGATCTCGTAAGCAAGTCTCTTCTTGCCCCACTCTTCCACGTCCGTAACCGTGCCGCCGAAACGTGTGATGTAGCCCTTCACCTTCTCAAGTGCGGCTGCTCTCTCGTCATCCTCAAGCTTTGCGCTGAGAACAACTGCTAATTCGTATTTGTTCATAAGTTTCATTAACCTCCTTGTGGTCTCTGGCCCCCGCATTTCAGTTACGGGAGCAAGGAAAACAGTTTGTCACAGTTTTATATCATATCAAAAAATCCCAGGAAATGCAAGCATTTTTGCCGCAAGTTTTACTGAGTTTTTCCCGCTTCCTCCAAATACACAATCCGTGTGCAGATTTTTTCAAGCAGCTCTTCCGAATGGCTCACGGCCACAAGCCCCATGTTCCGTCTTTTCGTCTCTTTCAACAGGAAATCCCAGATAATCCCCTGGGTAATCAGATCGAGCATCGTCGTAATCTCGTCAGCTAAAAGAATTTCTGTCCGCTTTCCCAACGCCCTGGCGATGCAGAAACGCTGGAGCTCACCGCCGGACACCTCCGACGGATATCTGGAAAGCCACTCCTCTTCAATTCCAAGCCCTGTCACGATCCGCTTTCTTAATTCCGGCCCTTCTTCCGGCCAGTCGCCCTCCGAAAGCACCGTGTAAAGCCGTCTCCTGGGATTGACCGACAGTTCCGGGTGCTGCCAGATCATCTGCACCGGGCAGTAGCCGCCATATTCCCCGATGGGCCGCCCGTCTAAGAAAACCTCTCCGGAATCCGGCTTTTCATAGCCCGCCAGGATTTTGCAGAGCGTCGTCTTCCCATACCCGCTTGGCGCCATGATCCCGACCCGCTCGCCGGATTCTGCCAAAAAATCCACATGGTTTAAAATCTGCCTGCCGCCGTTTTCATAGCGGAAGGAAAGCTCTCTCGCTTCCAGCCTCATCGTCCGAATTCCTCTCTCATCTGCGTTAAAATATCGCCCGTATCACAAAGCCGCTCCCCGTCTGGCGTCCAGTTCTCCGGCATGGAGCGGCAGAGCGCCCTGGCGTAGGGATGGGACAGCCGTTCCTCATGATAAAAATCCTCGGCCGCCGCTTCCTCGATGGTTCGGCCGCCGTAGAGCACCGTGATTTTATCGGCCGTCTCCCTGGCCAGTTCCAGATCATGCGTAATAAGGAGGACACCGGCGCCCTCGTCAGCCAGCTCCCTAAAATGCCCCATGACGCGCCTCGCCGCCTCCATGTGAAGGCCAGGCGTCGGCTCGTCGGCAAGCACAAGCCGCGGCCGCTCCATGACGGCGGTGGAAATCAAAATGCGTCTCGTCATGCCGCCGGAAAGCTCAAAGGGATATTTCTCTTCTGTCCCCGGCTCCAGCCCGTACCGGGAAAACACCTGGCGCATCTTTAATACCGTTTCCAGCTTCCTGCTCCCTTTCGTCACCTGTTTTCCCACCTTCATGAGGGGATCCAGATAGGAAACGCTCTGGGGCACCAGCACAAGCTCGTGCCCGCGCAATGCCTTCAGCCGCTTTTTATCCAGGATTTCCCCGTCATAGCGGATGGTGCCATCCATAAAAGCATTGTAAGGAAGAATCCCCATAACGGCATGAGCAAGCAGGCTTTTCCCTGAGCCGCTGGAGCCGACTACCGCCGCAATCTCCCCTTCATGGATGGTGAGGTTCAAGTCCTCGACGCCGTGAACCATTCGCGTCTTAAGCCCCCTGTCATGCTGGCGGAAGAAGACGGAAAGGTGTTCCACCTTAAGAATCTCATTTCTGTTTTTCTCCATGTCTCCTCCTTATTCATGGACGCTGCCCGGGTCGATGATCCGGCAGACCGCCTGGCCGATATAGTGGAACACCAGCACCACCGCCACAAGAAGAAGCCCCGGAAACAGGGCGAGCCACCACTTTCCCATGGCGAGATATTTCATGCTCTCCGCCAGGATGATACCGATGGCCGGCTGTTCCGGCGAAAGGCCGAAGCCCAAAAACGTGATGCTGGATTCATGCAGGATCGCATGGGGGAACTGCAAAATCAGCCCCGTAAGGAACTGGGATACCAAATTTGGCACCATATGATGAAAGGCGATATACATCCGCCCTTTCCCCAGCTTTTCGGCCGCCTTCACATACTGGCTTTCCTTTAACTGGAGCACCTCGCCGCGGATGAGCCGCGCAAGAGACGTCCAGTGAGTCAGGGAAATGCCGATAACGACGCCCCAGAACCCTTTTCCGCATGCGAAAGAAATCAAGATTAAAAGCAGCATGTGGGGAATCCCCATCACCACGTCGATGAGGCTGATGATGACCGTATCTACGGCCTTTCCCATGACCGCCGCCATAAGCCCCAGAAGAAAGGCGATGACGGCGCTCGCACATGCCGTTAAAAGCCCGATGCGGATACTCATGGAAAGCCCCGTCACCGTCCGCACGAACATGTCACGGCCCATCCAGTCCGTGCCGAAAAGGTATTCGGCACAGGGCGCCAGGTTTTTCCTGGAAAAATCCGTCACGGACGCCTCCTCCCGCCAGGCCCAGCCAGCAAAAGCCACAAAAAGGAGAAAACCGGCTGCCAGAAACAGGAGCGCAAGCGTCCTGGCACGGCGGCCGCCGTATGGTTTCACGTTTCCATTCATCGCCTTGCCGCCCCCTTTCGGATTCTCGGATCCACGGCGCCGTAAAGCAGGTTTGCCGCCAGGTTCCCGGCAAAAACCAGAACTGCCGTCACGACCGTGATGCCAAGAAGCAGCGGCGCATCGCCGCCAAGGCCTGCCGTCACCGCCGCCTGGCCGAGACCGGGATAGGAGAACACCTGCTCCACCAGGACGGAGCCGCCGATGATTTCGCTGACCGAGGCAAACTGGAGCGTGATGGCAGGAAGGCTTAAATTCCGCAGGCCGTGGCGCAGGATAATCGAAAGCTCCGACTCCCCCCGCGCCCTGGCAAACAGCACGTAATCGCTTTCCATAACTTCGATCATTTTTTCCCGCGTGTGCAGGGCGATGGAAGAAATTCCCGTGAGGCTCAAGGCCGCCGCCGGGAGAATGGCGTGATAAATTTTATCGCCTAACGTAATTTCTTCCGCCGCCGCGCCGATGGGGACGCTTAAGC comes from the Eubacteriaceae bacterium Marseille-Q4139 genome and includes:
- a CDS encoding ABC transporter permease encodes the protein MLVLVSMLAFALLAVSPIDPLQTNIGQAALGAMSAEQIEKLEAYWGVGAPAAERYFSWAVDALHGDLGMSLLYRRPVAEVIGEKLMNSLGLLFAAWLLSGVIGLFFGILAGHKRGGAADKLVTGYALIAASTPGFWIAMVLLMVFSVWLGLFPIGLSVPIGAAAEEITLGDKIYHAILPAAALSLTGISSIALHTREKMIEVMESDYVLFARARGESELSIILRHGLRNLSLPAITLQFASVSEIIGGSVLVEQVFSYPGLGQAAVTAGLGGDAPLLLGITVVTAVLVFAGNLAANLLYGAVDPRIRKGAARR
- a CDS encoding ATP-binding cassette domain-containing protein — its product is MRLEARELSFRYENGGRQILNHVDFLAESGERVGIMAPSGYGKTTLCKILAGYEKPDSGEVFLDGRPIGEYGGYCPVQMIWQHPELSVNPRRRLYTVLSEGDWPEEGPELRKRIVTGLGIEEEWLSRYPSEVSGGELQRFCIARALGKRTEILLADEITTMLDLITQGIIWDFLLKETKRRNMGLVAVSHSEELLEKICTRIVYLEEAGKTQ
- the rpsR gene encoding 30S ribosomal protein S18 → MAFNKGDRSDSSKVRRGGMHRRKKVCVFCGEKNGVIDYKDTNKLKRYVSERGKILPRRITGNCAKHQRALTVAIKRARHLALMPYTCE
- a CDS encoding ABC transporter permease; translated protein: MNGNVKPYGGRRARTLALLFLAAGFLLFVAFAGWAWREEASVTDFSRKNLAPCAEYLFGTDWMGRDMFVRTVTGLSMSIRIGLLTACASAVIAFLLGLMAAVMGKAVDTVIISLIDVVMGIPHMLLLILISFACGKGFWGVVIGISLTHWTSLARLIRGEVLQLKESQYVKAAEKLGKGRMYIAFHHMVPNLVSQFLTGLILQFPHAILHESSITFLGFGLSPEQPAIGIILAESMKYLAMGKWWLALFPGLLLVAVVLVFHYIGQAVCRIIDPGSVHE
- the rpsF gene encoding 30S ribosomal protein S6, producing the protein MNKYELAVVLSAKLEDDERAAALEKVKGYITRFGGTVTDVEEWGKKRLAYEIQKMKEGFYYFIHFEGNSECPNEVEAHIRIMEPVIRYLCVRQDAE
- a CDS encoding single-stranded DNA-binding protein, with amino-acid sequence MNKVILMGRLTRDPEVRYSQGERSMAIARYTLAVDRRGRRSQDGDQGQTADFINIVAFDRAGEFAEKYFRQGMRVLVSGRIQTGSYVNKDGQKVYTTDVIVDDQEFADSKGQGGGDSFGGSMGRSGGYQQATRPAPSSAIGDGFMNIPDGVEDEGLPFN
- a CDS encoding ABC transporter ATP-binding protein is translated as MEKNRNEILKVEHLSVFFRQHDRGLKTRMVHGVEDLNLTIHEGEIAAVVGSSGSGKSLLAHAVMGILPYNAFMDGTIRYDGEILDKKRLKALRGHELVLVPQSVSYLDPLMKVGKQVTKGSRKLETVLKMRQVFSRYGLEPGTEEKYPFELSGGMTRRILISTAVMERPRLVLADEPTPGLHMEAARRVMGHFRELADEGAGVLLITHDLELARETADKITVLYGGRTIEEAAAEDFYHEERLSHPYARALCRSMPENWTPDGERLCDTGDILTQMREEFGR
- a CDS encoding chromosome segregation protein SMC, with translation MSFFESLNDKFFNPFCCRNRAVYFDCISQLIEKSKEIPVLYETDARNTLILYLQNCAYSLETENIGEEIGNGRTPQENASAILRYFRACGWITPQEIGRSGDNIASVSAYCRKLIDAIHKIFDGDANGAITNHIFSMYEILRSAFGKDSARAMRPYLNILVPLIENECDLKNELLILKDSIREIMRAVMRMADANSFGQYLIKDELLSRFFNDYFFIKKSGLIPSYISDIDRMLRKLRRSELYDRMIQEYIRVANVSEAQSREKVERQFGELDSFINLEYDQEMNYIDRKINTYYNLYSTRMMMVLSGNTNLEHQLNRLLLFLKDMDEEDRGEAIGRLSQAHRLQSIGYVGRKSFERRRKRNPNPKNAGLLADDLTQEEKQRLTDELLTETPDRYSMDHVEKHFTSLLAGREKITVEECGVHTRDDATMIAASIIYSGTAGFPYEVEFGEGMVETEAARISRVTIKRKDRTE